The following DNA comes from Amycolatopsis albispora.
CACCGGGTTGCTCACCGATGAGCATGGTCTTGGCCTCGCGGCCGCCCTCGCCGAAGACGGTTTGGGTGGCGTCCTGGTAGAGGTCGCAGCCGCGGCAACCGGCGGCCGCCTCGCGGAGGCGGGCAAGGTCCTTGGTCGCGGGCACGAACTCGGCCGCTGTTCTGGTCACCACGCTCCGTGGACTACCCGGGTGCGCGAGGGGGAAACCCTGAACACGAATGTGGCTTTCGGGGCGGAAAACGCCCCGAAAGCCACATTCGTGTCGTCAGTACGACAGGGCCTCGACGAGGTCGCCGGTCTGCGGGTTCGGCAGGGACCTGGCCACGTCGGCCTGGCTGACCATGCCGACCAGGTCGTGCCCGTCGATCACCGGCAGGCGGCGCACCTGGTGCTCCGCCATCGTCCGCAGGATCTCCTCGGCTTCGTCGTCCGCGCCGATGGTGACCGCCTCGCCCTGGGCCAGGTCACCGGCCCGGATCGCCCGCGGGTCCTTGCCGGCGGCGAGCACCTTCACCACGATGTCGCGGTCGGTGAGCACGCCCTTGAGCCGGTTGTCCTCACCGCAGATGGGCACCGCGCCCACGTCCAGCTCCGCCATCCGGCGCGCGGCGTCGAGTGCGGTGTCCGAGGTGCGCACGCACTCGGCGCCGGCGGTCATGATGTCTCGCGCCTTGGTCATCAGTCACCTCCTGGTCGGTTCCCCTCGCCGCAGGCATACCCACCGGAGAGCCGCCTACACTCAGCCTTCGGGCGATTTGCTCGCGTCGGCCAATTTCTCCGACGGCGTCGGCGGTTCCTCACGGCGGCGGAACGGCGAAACGTGCGTCTCGTCCCGCCAGCGCGCCGACATGTGCGGGTAGTGCAGCTCGAACGCGGGCCGTTCGGAGCGGATGCGCGGCAGCTCGGTGAAGTTGTGCCGCGGTGGCGGGCAGGTGGTCGCCCATTCGAGCGAATTGCCGAAGCCCCACGGATCGTCCACTTCGGCGGGTTCGCCGTAGCGGTAGCTGCGCACCACGTTCCACAGGAACGGCAGCACCGACAGCCCCAGCAGGAACGCGCCCACCGTGGACACCATGTTCAGCCCGACGAACCCGTCGCTGACCAGGTAGTCGGCATACCGCCGCGGCATGCCCTCGTCGCCGAGCCAGTGCTGCACCAGGAAAGTGGTGTGGAAGCCGAGGAACGTGGTCCAGAAGTGCAGCTTGCCCAGCGGTTCGTCGAGCATCCGGCCGGTGATCTTCGGGAACCAGAAGTAGATGCCGGCGAAGGTGGCGAACACGATGGTGCCGAACAGCACGTAGTGGAAGTGCGCCACCACGAAGTAGGTGTCGGTGATGTGGAAGTTCAGCGGCGGCGAGGCGAGCAGCACCCCGGTGAGCCCGCCGAGCAGGAAGGTCACCATGAACCCGATCGCCCACAGCATCGGCGTTTCGAAGCTCAGCTGCCCCCGCCACATGGTGCCGATCCAGTTGAAGAACTTGATCCCGGTCGGCACCGCGATCAGGAAGGTCAGGAAGGCGAAGAACGGCAGCACCACCGCGCCGGTCGCGTACATGTGGTGCGCCCACACCGCGAACGACAGCGCGGTGATGCCGACCGTCGCCCACACCATCAGCTTGTAGCCGAACAGCGGTTTCCGGCTGAACACCGGCACGATCTCGGTGATGATGCCGAAGTACGGCAGCGCCACGATGTAGACCTCGGGATGGCCGAAGAACCAGAACAGGTGCTGCCACAGGATGGCCCCGCCGTTGGCCGGGTCGAACACGTGCGCGCCGAGGTGCCGGTCGGCGAGCAGGCCGAACAGCGCCGCGGTCAGGATCGGGAACGCGGCCAGCACCAGGATCGAGGTGAACAGGATGTTCCAGGTGAAGATCGGCATCCGCCACATGGTCATGCCGGGCGCGCGCAGGCAGACCACCGTGGTGGTCATGTTGACCGCGCCGAGAATGGTGCCCAGCCCGGACACGATCAGCCCGGAGATCCACAGGTCACCGCCGATGCCCGGCGAGTGGATGGCGCTGGACAGCGGCGTGTAGGCGGTCCAGCCGAAGTCGGGCGCGCCGCCGGGCGTGACGAACGCGGCCAGCACGATCAGCCCGCCGAACAGGTACAGCCAGTAGGCGAAGGCGTTCAGCCGGGGGAACGCCACGTCCGGAGAGCCGATCTGCAGCGGCAGGATGAAGTTCGCGAAGCCGAACACGTTCGGCGTGGCGTAGAGCAGCAGCATGATCGTGCCGTGCATGGTGAACAGCTGGTTGTACTGCTCCTGCGAGAGGAACTGCAGTCCCGGATAGCCGAGTTCACCACGCATCAGCAGCGCCATCACACCGCCGACCAGGAAGAAGCCGAACGAGGTGGACAGGTAGAGAATGCCGATCTGCTTGTGATCGGTGGTGCGGAGCAGGTTGAGCAGCAGGCCGCCCTTGGGCCCGGCGTGGCGTGGCCGGTGCTCCACCGGCCTCGGCTGGAGCACTTCCCTCACTGCGGCCACCACGTCACCTCCACGACGGAAGCGATACCCGTGCCGGGGCCGGTTCACACCCTCTCGGACGGGTACTCGCGCACTATGACGGCACATCCCGAAACCGAAGGACCGCCGGTCGTCACCGGCGGAGATCCAGGGCAGTCCACGATACTCGTGTTCGATCCGAACGGCCTCGCCAAGCACGGTGAGCTGCCGGCCACCTGGCGCCCGCTGACCGAACGGCGGCGCGTCGTCTGGTGCCGCGTGCCCGCCGACGGCGCGCTCACCGAGGCCGCCGAGCTGCTCGCCGACGGCGGCCTGACCCCGCCGGTGCACGTGGTGTGCGGGGCGCAGGCGGTCCACCCGGTGCTGCGCGTGCTCGACGACCAGCCGGACGCGGCGGCTTCGCTGCTGCTGGTCAACCCGCCGCCGGAGGCGAGGAACACCGGTGAGGTGATCACCCTCGAAGACCTTCCGCTGGGTCACCCGGAAGTGGTGGCCGCGGTGGAACGGGCCACGGCCTGACGGCTCAGGCGGCGAACTGCTCGAACGCCTTCTTCGCGGGGAGGAGGACCCCGGCCAGCCCGACGGTCAGGTCCACCCCCTGCGACGAGACCAGGTCCCGTTCGAGCGCGTCCATCGCCTCCCGGCCCTCTTCGACGATCGGCGCGAGCTCCTCGCCGTCCGCTCTGGCCCGGCTCAACCGGGCGGTGGCGTCGAGCAGCGCGGCGAGGCGCTCGCGCACCTCCTGGGACGGGTACCGGTAGGCGTCGTGCTCCCGCACGGCGTGGTCCAGCGCTTCGGTGAGTTCACGGACGTGCGGCCAGGCCGCGCGCAACTGCACCATCAGCGCGTGCCAGCGGGCGACGTGCGCACCCCGGTCGCCCACCTTGGACCGCGGGTTGAAGCGCACGCTTTCGGTGCCCCACCCGCTGGCTTCCTCGGCACGGCGGAGCAGCTGCTCGGTGTTGCGTGCCCTGGCCACCCAGTGGGGTGACGAATCGGGCACCGACGGCTCACGCAGGGTCGCCGCGATGTCGCACAGCACGTCGGCGAGTTCCGCGGCGACGGCCCTGGTGGCCGCCTCGGTGCCCCGCGTGTACACGGGCGGGAAGACCAGCGCGTTCATCGCGACCCCGATGGCCGCGCCGAGCACGGTCTCGCCGACCCGGTCCAGCATCAGCATCGAATTCTCCGCCGTGCCGTAGCTGACCAGCAGCAACGCCGTCACGCCCACCCACACGCCACTCGACCCGAAGCCGCGCCAGCGGCCGAGCAGCAGCCCGGTGAACACCACCAGCCCCAGCGCCACCGCCTGCCACGGCAGCACCTGGATGGCCACCGCGGCCAGCACCACGCCGAGCACCACGGCCCCGATCTGCTGCAGTGCCGACCACAGCGCGCGGTAGACGGTGGCCTCGATCAGGAAAACCGCCGCGTAGGGCGCGAGAAAGGGCTGAGGCAGGCCCCACCACTCGGCGGCGATGAGCCAGGCGATCACGGCCGCGACGGCCGCCTTGACCGCCTGGATCACCGCGGTCCGGGGCCACTGCTCACGCACTCGGCACCCGGGCCGGTTCCACGCAGTAGACGGCGTAGGCCGACCGGATGATCGGCTGGGCCACGTTGCGCACGCGCACCCCACCCGGGGTGACGCCCTGCTCGCAGCCGAAGTGCGCGTGCCCGTGCACGGCCAGGTCCACGCCGGTGGCGTCGATCGCCTCGCCCAGCTGGTACGCGCCCAGGAAGGGGTAGATCTCCGGCGGTTCACCACGCAGCGTGCCCGGGATCGGCGAGTAGTGCGTCAGCGCGACCTTCACATCGGTGCGCAACTCGGCGAGCGAGTCGTGCAGGCGGTCGGCGAGCTCCACCGAATGCCGCACGAAGTTCTTCATCTCCGGCTCGCCGAACGCGCTCGCGCACTTGCCGGCGAACCCGCCGCCGAAGCCCTTGATCCCGGCCACGCCCAGCGTTTCCCCGCCGATCTCCAGCGTGACGTGCTCGCCTTCGAGCACGGTGATGCCGTGCTCCCGCAGCAGCTCGGTGATCTCCTTCTCGGCGTCACCGTGGTAGTCGTGGTTGCCCAGCACCGAAAGCACGGGCACCGGCAGGCCGGCGAACTCGTCGGCGACCACCTCCGCCTCGTCCAGCGTGCCGTGCCGGGTCAGGTCCCCGGCCAGCAACAGCACGTCGGCGTGCTCACCGACGTGCTCCAGCGCCGGGCGGAGCCGGCCGCGCGCGTCTTCGCCCAGGTGCACGTCCCCGATGGCCGCGATCCGGATCACCGCAGTTCCTCCCTCGAAGCCGGTTCCCCCACCGCCGAGACCCGCAGGTCGTTGTGCACCCGCAGGTCCGGGGCGTGCTCGTGGACCACCTGCTCCAGTTCGGCGCGGCGTGCCTCGCAGGCGACCTCGCCGGACAGGTGCACGTGGCCGCCGCGGATGTCCACCCGCACCCCCAGTTCGGTGGTGCGCTCGTCCTCGGCGATCGCCCGGCGCAACCGGGCCGCCCAGTACTGCGGCACGTCTTCGGCGTGCTCGGTCATCGGTCCTCCACCACGTCGAGTTCCCGCAGCAACTGGAGAAAAGCCCGTGCGTACGGGGAATCACGCGTTTCGTCGGCCACCCGCGCCCAGTCCACCTGCTCCCGCAGCTCCCTGGCGATCTGCAGCAGGCCGGTGAAATCGCACCGGTGCGGGCCGAGCACGAGCAGCTTGTCGGTCATCAGGTCGGTCCCGGTGACCACCGGGGCCATGGTCGAGCCGATGCGCATCGGCTCGGCGCGGTCGAGCGTCTCGTCGGTGACCTCGCGGTGGTTGGGCCGGAAGATCAGGTCGACCAGGATGTCGCCGTCGTAGACCTTGGTCAGCCAGTCCTCCGGCGGCTCGACCGGGATCATGCCGGTTTCCGCGAGCACCCGGCTCGCCTTCTCCGCGTCGGACTCCTTGAGCAGCACGTCGACATCGTGCTCCGACGGTGGCCCGCCCCGCGCGTACACCGCGAAGCCGCCGGCCACCGCGAACCGGATCCCCTGGTGCGTCAACGTGTTCGCCACCCTGGTGAGGGTGTCGAGCAGGTCCTTCTCCGCCGCGGTCACCTCCACCGGCTACCCGTTTGGCGCCTGGCCAATCCTCACCGCGCGTTTGCCCGGCCGGGCTCCGGGCTACTCCCGAAGCGCACCCGAGGGAAAGGCCGAACCGTTGCCCGACGCCACGCCGCCGGCCCGGTACCGCCGTGCCTGCGACTACCTGGCCGCCGCGATGATCTACCTGCGGGACAACGTGCTCCTGCGCGAACCGCTGCGCCCCGAGCACCTGAAACCCCGCCAGCTGGGCCACTGGGGCACCTGCCCCGGGCTCACTCTGGTCTACAGTGGACTGAACCGGCTGGTCCGCGAAACCGGCAGGCGCACCCTGCTGGTCACCGGGCCGGGTCACGGCGCTCCGGCGATCCACGCGAACCTGTGGCTCGAAGGCACGCACGCGGAGTACGACGAGAGGCTGGGCCGGGACGAAAGCGGGCTGGCCGAGCTGGTGCGCCGGTTCTCCTGGCCCGGCGGCTTCCCGAGCCACCTCTCCCCCGACGTGCCCGGTGTCATCCACGAAGGCGGCGAGCTGGGCTACGCGCTGGCGACCGCGTTCGGCGCCGCGCTGGACGATCCCGGCCTGCTGGTCGCGTGCGTGGTCGGGGACGGTGAGGCCGAGACCGGGCCGACCGCGGGTTCCTGGCAGGCCGTCAAGTTCCGGGTGCCGGGCGTGGACGGCGCGGTGCTGCCGATCCTGCACCTCAACGGCTACAAGATCGCGTCACCGACGGTGTACGGCTCGATGTCCGACGAGGAGCTGACCGACTACTTCCGCGGCTGCGGCTGGACGCCCCTGATCGTCGACACCACCACCGCCGCCGATCCGGACCAGGCCCTCGCCGATGCGCTCGACCAGGCCTACGCCGGGCTCGAGCACGAACGGCCGCCGATGATCGTGCTGCGCAACGCCAAGGGCGCGGGCGCACCCGG
Coding sequences within:
- a CDS encoding CBS domain-containing protein, whose product is MTKARDIMTAGAECVRTSDTALDAARRMAELDVGAVPICGEDNRLKGVLTDRDIVVKVLAAGKDPRAIRAGDLAQGEAVTIGADDEAEEILRTMAEHQVRRLPVIDGHDLVGMVSQADVARSLPNPQTGDLVEALSY
- the ctaD gene encoding cytochrome c oxidase subunit I produces the protein MLQPRPVEHRPRHAGPKGGLLLNLLRTTDHKQIGILYLSTSFGFFLVGGVMALLMRGELGYPGLQFLSQEQYNQLFTMHGTIMLLLYATPNVFGFANFILPLQIGSPDVAFPRLNAFAYWLYLFGGLIVLAAFVTPGGAPDFGWTAYTPLSSAIHSPGIGGDLWISGLIVSGLGTILGAVNMTTTVVCLRAPGMTMWRMPIFTWNILFTSILVLAAFPILTAALFGLLADRHLGAHVFDPANGGAILWQHLFWFFGHPEVYIVALPYFGIITEIVPVFSRKPLFGYKLMVWATVGITALSFAVWAHHMYATGAVVLPFFAFLTFLIAVPTGIKFFNWIGTMWRGQLSFETPMLWAIGFMVTFLLGGLTGVLLASPPLNFHITDTYFVVAHFHYVLFGTIVFATFAGIYFWFPKITGRMLDEPLGKLHFWTTFLGFHTTFLVQHWLGDEGMPRRYADYLVSDGFVGLNMVSTVGAFLLGLSVLPFLWNVVRSYRYGEPAEVDDPWGFGNSLEWATTCPPPRHNFTELPRIRSERPAFELHYPHMSARWRDETHVSPFRRREEPPTPSEKLADASKSPEG
- a CDS encoding FUSC family protein, whose product is MREQWPRTAVIQAVKAAVAAVIAWLIAAEWWGLPQPFLAPYAAVFLIEATVYRALWSALQQIGAVVLGVVLAAVAIQVLPWQAVALGLVVFTGLLLGRWRGFGSSGVWVGVTALLLVSYGTAENSMLMLDRVGETVLGAAIGVAMNALVFPPVYTRGTEAATRAVAAELADVLCDIAATLREPSVPDSSPHWVARARNTEQLLRRAEEASGWGTESVRFNPRSKVGDRGAHVARWHALMVQLRAAWPHVRELTEALDHAVREHDAYRYPSQEVRERLAALLDATARLSRARADGEELAPIVEEGREAMDALERDLVSSQGVDLTVGLAGVLLPAKKAFEQFAA
- a CDS encoding metallophosphoesterase family protein — translated: MIRIAAIGDVHLGEDARGRLRPALEHVGEHADVLLLAGDLTRHGTLDEAEVVADEFAGLPVPVLSVLGNHDYHGDAEKEITELLREHGITVLEGEHVTLEIGGETLGVAGIKGFGGGFAGKCASAFGEPEMKNFVRHSVELADRLHDSLAELRTDVKVALTHYSPIPGTLRGEPPEIYPFLGAYQLGEAIDATGVDLAVHGHAHFGCEQGVTPGGVRVRNVAQPIIRSAYAVYCVEPARVPSA
- a CDS encoding BON domain-containing protein; translated protein: MTEHAEDVPQYWAARLRRAIAEDERTTELGVRVDIRGGHVHLSGEVACEARRAELEQVVHEHAPDLRVHNDLRVSAVGEPASREELR
- a CDS encoding nucleotidyltransferase family protein, which gives rise to MTAAEKDLLDTLTRVANTLTHQGIRFAVAGGFAVYARGGPPSEHDVDVLLKESDAEKASRVLAETGMIPVEPPEDWLTKVYDGDILVDLIFRPNHREVTDETLDRAEPMRIGSTMAPVVTGTDLMTDKLLVLGPHRCDFTGLLQIARELREQVDWARVADETRDSPYARAFLQLLRELDVVEDR